The following proteins come from a genomic window of Lolium rigidum isolate FL_2022 chromosome 5, APGP_CSIRO_Lrig_0.1, whole genome shotgun sequence:
- the LOC124654497 gene encoding dehydration-responsive element-binding protein 1A-like — protein MKMCPIKEEMSGESGSPRSVDCNSPSTSSEQQTQLAAWTKRPAGRTKFRETRHPVYRGVRRRGNAGRWVCEVRVPGRQGSRLWVGTFDTAQIAARAHDAAMLALAGPGAARLNFADSAQLLAVPASYSSLEEVRQAVTGAVEGFERRQALGEEDALSGTSPSTPSSPLTDDEESSSRAEDSPFELDVVSDMGWDLYYASLAQGMLMELPPSLATAAALSDCGEASFTDVPLWSYQS, from the coding sequence ATGAAGATGTGTCCGATCAAGGAGGAGATGAGCGGGGAGTCGGGTTCGCCGCGCAGCGTGGACTGCAACTCCCCCTCGACGTCCTCGGAGCAGCAGACGCAGCTGGCGGCCTGGACGAAGCGGCCGGCGGGGCGGACCAAGTTCAGGGAGACGCGGCACCCGGTGTACCGCGGCGTGCGGCGCAGGGGCAATGCCGGGCGCTGGGTGTGCGAGGTGCGCGTCCCCGGCAGGCAAGGGAGCAGGCTCTGGgtcggcaccttcgacaccgcCCAGATCGCCGCGCGCGCGCACGACGCCGCCATGCTCGCCCTGGCGGGCCCCGGGGCCGCCCGCCTCAACTTCGCCGACTCCGCCCAGCTGCTCGCCGTGCCGGCATCCTACAGCAGCCTCGAGGAGGTGCGCCAGGCCGTCACCGGGGCCGTCGAGGGCTTCGAACGGCGCCAGGCGCTGGGCGAGGAGGACGCTCTGTCCGGCACTTCCCCCTCGACGCCCTCCTCCCCACTGACCGACGACGAGGAGTCGTCCTCGCGGGCCGAGGACTCGCCGTTCGAGCTGGACGTGGTGAGCGACATGGGCTGGGACCTGTACTACGCGAGCTTGGCGCAGGGGATGCTCATGGAGTTGCCGCCTTCGCTGGCCACGGCCGCCGCTCTCAGCGATTGCGGCGAGGCCAGCTTCACCGATGTGCCGCTCTGGAGCTACCAGAGCTAG